A window of the Streptomyces formicae genome harbors these coding sequences:
- a CDS encoding DUF6284 family protein — MKSIAALQKLVTAMPFDGEPSDAELDAIEAEMPLILAEVELLDAQITTLDRAPSPLDVRRIRRARNRVLVARRDLTNRATTALTGGAA; from the coding sequence CATCGCTGCACTTCAGAAGCTCGTTACCGCCATGCCGTTCGACGGTGAGCCGTCGGATGCGGAGCTGGACGCGATCGAGGCCGAGATGCCGCTGATCCTGGCGGAGGTCGAGTTGCTCGACGCGCAGATCACGACCTTGGATCGCGCGCCGTCCCCGTTGGACGTGCGGCGGATCCGGCGGGCCCGTAACCGGGTCCTGGTCGCCCGCCGTGACCTGACGAACCGCGCGACGACGGCTCTGACGGGCGGTGCCGCGTGA